The DNA region aaccATTCTTCAGCTTGAAATATTTTTGGGCtgttaaaaacttattttttcaaaattgggTTGTCATCTGCAACAAAGCCAGCCCGTGAGGGAAAATGGAAAGAACATTGTATTTAGTTTTAGCCACATGATTTAGTTGCATTGACCAAGAACATGAACACTAATTAATCGGAACATATGCAACTACATCTATGAACAACTGCTATGCCTATGTTGGATGATAAAGCTTAAGGTTCTTTAGGAACCGATTCTTTGAAGAATGCATTTTGACATTGGTGGAATGAAATTGATTAATGCACTTGGAATTAAAACTTCTTAAATAACCTTATTTCacaatcttgtaattgatctgGTTATAGTCTTTCAAAGAGCAATTTGTATTTGTTGTTCAGAAAATCCCTTCAAGTTACTTTTGCATTGCCTACATCAAAGACCGTGAAGGTACGGTGTTACAGAACAACTAAATAGAGGAATGCTTTACAGTAGAATTTGGAGAAATAGGCAATGGACATGGAGATTGAGATTGAAACCTTTTTCTAGAATTTGTTCCTGCAAACCTAGAGGATTTGTACTTTCAAAATGAGCTTTACGCTACTTTAGTACAAGGGAAAACTTTTGGTTCATGGATGTCACTTTCCACAAAGCAGGTTAGGTATACCTTATTTTACATGTCTATTTTGTAGATCTTCAATAATCTACAATAATACTTCAAAGTTATGAAAACAGTTTGTTCTTTTCAATGACAACAGGGTGGTGCTAGAAAAACATAGACATATATATCTGAATCAAAGTTAAAATGGATATGGCCAAAAGTTTAGTGATAATTTGATGTCAACCTTTTGAAATTCAGTTTAGATGAATGCATAACAAGGCTTAGCCATGAATATGGTTTAGGCTGCAGACAGTGTTTCCAAGTATGACTGGGGGacatttccttttgaaaaatactgcaATGTTCTGGCATTGCATTAAGTTTACAATTGAGTATTTTGTACAGCAGGACATGCACTGAAGATTTACCAATCTGACATCTATAATAAATTTTTCCGTATGGAATTGATTTGCAGGATGGAGAAATGAATGATAAAAGATTTTCTGAAAGCTTGAAGAAAAGGGCAGAAGTACCGGCTGTCATTAACAGACAAAGAATGGTTGTTCTGGATGAACAGCCTCGTGTTCGAGCAGTGCGCAAAAGGCATCACACTCTTACCCATGGGGACCATATTATGACGACTCCTCTAATGAGAATGCCACCTCTGGCCACCCTCCCAACGCAGAACATCACCATCTTTCAAATGCTGCAGGTTGACAAGTTTGAGTCTGAATAAAGAAGTATAATGAAAGATTTGGTCCCAAGCTTTTCTCAGCCCCTTAAGAAGCGATGAGATAATTCTTCTTCATTACCAAATGGTGTAGctaatttagaagaaaaatcCTAGATGCATGTAGCAAAGACCTGTAACTCTACACCTATTTTTCAAtcatatattgtatattatcaCCAAATCGCATTCCAAGACAATTTCATTTAGGGTGGCAATCTGTGTACATGGGCGATGTCAAGTCATGAATATTAGACTATAAAGGTCAATCTAAACCCGATCCGTTTAACTAAACAAGTCAGATCTTAAAATCCTACACAACATATATAAACAACCGGTAACACAATACGACTTGCTtaactcatttaataattaatttttatcgGACTAACCTAGACATGATCGGTTTACCCTACTTCAACCCGTTTAATTTGTTTCATATAAATGATTGGAAttgatctatatatttattttttttaatccaattaatataattttatatataatacaagataattatataaatcattcataattataattaaatttattataaaatattttattatcaatatacaaaccaataatatataagaaatttaatatttttatacaagaaaattacatattaacaaaagaaaattaatagtttgaaatattaatgttaatattaaatcccaacaacaaaaaaggcatataaaattaagtatttataaaatttgaaaataaaacctATTCGTATTATATAGGTTGATTGCAAGTTTCGAGAATTCACTCGCAATTAACATATTTATTAATGCTTTACTGCATTAATTCGTTTTAACGTAAACTCATTTATATCATactcaaaaatatttattttatgccGTATCAAATTTACTAGTAGTTTTAAATGCTGCAATTTCTAATTTCACTTATCGTGTCAGTTTGATGCTCCGAGAGGGATTAGTGGGGCGAAGCAGCAGCAGAGTATATGAAGATGGCAGATGAGTGTGGTACGTGATCATTTAGTAGATAGAAATTATAAGCTTAACCTCTCAATATATAACTGAGGTCTCTTGTATAAAAGAGAGTTACGATTCTTGTAAGAACTATTAAAGAATAATCACAAAGCTTGCGATTCTTGGAGACGCTAGATCCTTGAAAACCAGAGtttgtcttctttctttctttcttgaatTCTTAAATTCTTTCATTCATCTTTCTTGAATATTTGTAAGTGTTGCAGTGACTTCGttacattttattaaataaagttaaatcaAATTACTTCACCTACATGATTGAATTTTTACTCGTCTTACTATTCATGTCATTTTGTTATTTGCACTTCTACATTATTTAAAAGGTTATTAAAATCTTCTAAAAAATTTCACACTTCGAAATCAAGAAATCTAAATAATTTCTCTAAAGaaatgaagagagagaagagttcttatttttttctaaacttttttaCACACCTATAATTAACATGCATATTCTTATATAAAGAATTTTTGCATCTAGAAGTTAATCAACTTATTTAAATATGTAGAAGTTAAATAACCTTCTTATTAAAATTGTGATAATGGTGTAACTCATATAAGACAACTTGATAAAGGATTTACCCATGAGCAACATTTGAAACCCAACACCCACAACTTATTCAAGATTAGGGGAATCATGAACAAGAAAAGACGTGAACTCTTTGTACGATACAAATTTGACATTGGACATTAATAGACAAAAAGCATCGCCACTAAATTAAAGAAAGATGTTGGTAATTATTATTTGTGTGGGACCGTGCACAATGCCAGACCATACACTTGGACAGTCGaagactttctttttcttgggaCAATCACAtactaaagttaaaaatttgtgtCTTACAAAAGCCCCGACAGCAAACGAAGACATGAAAAACATACAAGGCGCTGTTTTCTTTTCATCCTCTTAAAAACAACTCAATCTTGGACCATTGCATGGCAAATCAGCGATGGTTAAAGCATGCAAgtttaaagaaaaaacacaCGCACAGAACAGAAGAAGGTGAAATCTAAATTTGCACTCCAACATTACTACTGTTTTTTCTGCATCAACTCGAGACTGTAAAAAGTTTGACATTCTGACACCCTCCTTGATTAATTATCTCATCGCCAAGGTCGGATAATACGTCAAAGTTCTCATCAATTGCTGGTGTAGGTGGACATAAAGAAGCAGAGAAATCATATTTGTAATGGGTAAGTACaggataattatttaaaaaataaataaataaatataatatttaaataaaaaattaatcttactcttttttaaaataattatactatacTTGAATACTCTATGactatatgtagtattattCTTTTGATAAAATGCTGccttcaaattttaataaactAGTCAGACACTCGCATTATAGGaaggtaaatattatttttatttctaattatattttattaataacattgttttgaagttgtttaaGATGACCGTTTTAGATTGCTAATTTTAGTTCATTATCaatataaaggaaataagattaaatattatagATGAAGGAAGACGGAATGCTCTTCACcctaatattcaaaatattttaaatttatggttATTTGGATGATGCAACCCAACGTGAATCAAGTCATTAATCGAAAATTATAGACAAAGGAAAGGAAACTAAACTAAATATaatagatgaaacaatatgaaACATTCACGACCTTTAAAGATCTTGGCACATTCGCCTCTATTTAATTGGACTATAATCTCTTTTGATCACGTCCTATTATTGTTGGGGTAATAATATAAAcacaattttcttataaaaatgaGAGTATTGATGTAAAAATAG from Carya illinoinensis cultivar Pawnee chromosome 6, C.illinoinensisPawnee_v1, whole genome shotgun sequence includes:
- the LOC122312960 gene encoding uncharacterized protein LOC122312960 isoform X1, which translates into the protein MNPSMGFSCGDAFDRDESRVPLTDDESREARYRIGMDWHHLGVELVEMEFWPVEHPMEPHDEDRPVKCPMPDASVLNDGEMNDKRFSESLKKRAEVPAVINRQRMVVLDEQPRVRAVRKRHHTLTHGDHIMTTPLMRMPPLATLPTQNITIFQMLQVDKFESE
- the LOC122312960 gene encoding uncharacterized protein LOC122312960 isoform X2 yields the protein MLSDESRVPLTDDESREARYRIGMDWHHLGVELVEMEFWPVEHPMEPHDEDRPVKCPMPDASVLNDGEMNDKRFSESLKKRAEVPAVINRQRMVVLDEQPRVRAVRKRHHTLTHGDHIMTTPLMRMPPLATLPTQNITIFQMLQVDKFESE